tccctgttcctcaaataatttgcggacatgtaggagaatggatctggcatccatcttttcatgttgtctctgtaactctggagtcatagagcccaacatatagcactgagcaagagtggagtcatcaatgtacttcacgtagcgagcgatctcatcctcgcttgccccttcttcgggcataggcatcactgtatcaaggacgtacacgattttctccgctatgagaacaattctcaagttacggagccaatccgtataatttggaccagtgaggcggttgacatcaagtatgccacgtaaaggatttgaaagcgacattttctgaaaataaagatgtagcagaaatgaataacatgcagattttgcaagaaataaactattaagatatggacttctatcttaatatgctcccactattttactatcgagtcacgcgacaccctcagcacgtaaaacggaagtctccggcagacttctagtggggatcaggatccaatcagcgtcttagtgtaacctcgagggactcgaccaatcacactaagcctaaaaggtaggcaactcttgccgatcacaactccttgtgattcccgtcctgttcggcctccgaatcaccatggcctcgagggactcgaccaaccatgatgctcggttaagtcaacaccttcgttacaagatgagtctgatttgatgatataccatcgagggactcgaccaagcataccatgccctcaggtcaccggtgacatctctatgtcgtaagcaagatagtgaatcgcgatataggtgagtctcgagggactcgaccaactcaacctacaccgggaatcggttcctactcataacgatggaaggccacgtgggtcaatctaattgcctcacatttatcgacttaatattatcgagagatgtttctataatttggtctcctaatatgacatgtcacacatatacatatttaatatatatctacatcgcatgcaaatatatatacatatatagtatgtgtataagcaatcacatcagatgatcatggaccacaatctaatatgattaggcccgagctagtagacctaatcactcacatcaagatctatgtgtgcaacggtgcatctccatgccctgtgatcgtccatctcgtcctcgtcggttccgtcgacatcttgatgcatctccatgcatcacgatcgtccgtctcgtgggtcccgctatcgcatccacgctctcgctgcgcctcctcatgtgattacaacttaataataggcacgcaggcccgacaataaatgagaaatataatggaggttcgcagacctcaataataataatcacaaatacacacatcacacggtccatgatcatccgtccacacatcatacatcacatgtataaataatcatcatcatgtaggactactagataataataaaaaataataatcaactaaaccttttaattaattaatattttctgaaatcagggatatgtagggaatttctcaattcctaagggtattttcataatttggacaaaagacataaactggaatttctgaaattccgaggggcaaaactatctttttccctaaaaaccctaattccctctttctgctgccgctggcggtggcctgtgcggcggggcgagggcgctgccctcgcctgcaggcggcacgctcgctggcggcgctgccgctgcaggtgggctcccctttcgggcgtcgctgcctccgtaggcggtgctgtcccgccgggcgaccgcccctgtggggggggtttcgcccgcgggagcagcggcggcaggcgtcgcgcgtcgctgccctgcggcggcaggcgccgcttcctgtcggcggcaggcgccgctgccctgcggcgcctctgcccgtggattgccagccccgccggcgcagcaagcctgttgcaagcaggccgccggccggctgctgcagacgcagcccctgcgctgcccgccttcggttgcgctgcacgcacgcagatcgagggcagcaactgttgttgccctttctcgcttttgcgtcaacgattttgacgtcaatattcttcctaaacacaacacacgcagttcaaaaccaatcattcgcacgaacaacctggctctgataccactattgggaaatcattggggggcgacatcatatgcgcagcggaagaacaagaaaacaaaaatccccgattcccaaaaagatgttcgtcgtcgtgcgaagattggtgcgtaaaaatccgcaaaacacaaaactgcgtatagagattgtgttacctagggagatcgtatatccctgtttccttgcagatccttaggagagggtgaaggaggtcaagcgtcctcctctctagcggtgatccacacagcagggttacgacgaggctcctcaaaactccaggcctactctgaggtggagagggagaggagaataggaaaggcaagcaaagactctagcctatgaggctgtgaatccgtcctatttatagagatcccgtgtcaaaccctaatgggtccttccctagtgggtattggatctgcatccaataagacaagggctccgtcggatatctcatatccgaacctctacttatcgtaatgcctaccatatgtgtgtgaccctctaggcccaatatcgagctggccgtgagtcatacctgtcagaactccttctaactcagtgaattattatctctgtaataattcactcgactcatcgactacggacgtactaggccactacgccgtagtccccagacgatacaggggaatccaatccattggacctgtctgtcctcagttaccatgtacctatagtccctcatccatctaatatcccagagaccgtatatcgagcatggtgttgtcagactcatacggtttctactcgagtctcgctctaatcggattctcccggagaactctttctctctcaacccgaatgaccctggccagggatttgtctgagcaagaacacataggatattcctctcatgacgccgagagtggatgattctctgtcgacactcaatagccctcgtaaggtcgactaccactcccaatgaccagctgtactagatctgggaacagccaaacctataaatctggtatcaaagagtggagcactcatacaggacatccttggtgtctcaagtctaaggaccagatacaccactaggactacggaatcgctgtctaacaataaggcatcatcaaccatccagcattccgtaagcggatcaatcagtgaactcattctccaatgagcacctgtactgtatccctagtgtccctacacgagcagctatgagaccagctgcatccatcatatggacgggtatacagcacaccagtctatccggttatcacgatgtccttctcgagtaacctatgaccgggattatttaggatatgtgtttaaaggtgaatcgatctcattatcgtgatctcatcacgatccgattcccattgcacaaatccaaggacatcacaatatatatatgcacatatgcaattgttataaagtgatatacgccaaaatataataagcaaaaagattatgtatcaagtcacacgtgccatcactcacgtgattggcttgctgggcacctatgactagcataaaattgatgctaagagaggggggtgaattagtacttacgtAAAAACATATTGGTTTGAAAATTCTCGTTCGATGGAAACCGATATCaaaaaagagtttaacttgaaagtgtccaTAAGCATAATGAAAAAgtaaatcaatttataatataaatgaaaagcataaagaaaatataaatcgagttttatagcggcttgatcatcgtgacctatatccactcctgattcctcttcactcgaggccaccgacttctcctattgatcttctttcaacgagcgaaaatcaactatccttacaactgtttcttcttttgataggcgaacctttacaacctctctttcttagacactTCTCCCTCTAGAAAAACTCCTAAATACTACGAAGAAGTGACCCTAcacttcaagagagattacaacatttctttctcaagaatattttttctctttttactttttttcttgCTGATCCACATAGGAATagctgagatatttataggccccaaatagcttcaaaaatagagccaacaaagatctcatcctaggtttttggggtactagtggttggagccaaaaaagatctcatcccaggttttcgaGGTACTAACAATACTACCGCTAGTATTGGGCATTACCATCTCTTGACAGAgtgactagcgataccatcgcttgttagtcgaacactggacggtaccattgcttagtttgatactgacactaggtggtaccaccgcctgacatagtttaGAAGACTGtgtttaggcggtgccaccgcctagtctgagtAGTACCACCATTGGACCCTATTATAGATCActaaatgggccaaacaataggcccaattcaatcctgattcaggcctaattgacccttaattgagttaatattattttatcccaaaactaacttaattagtcctaaactaactcgatataGACACacgattataagcatgaatcctatgttgtctgacatatcattagttcatccgacacttcgtctgatccttcagcctatcgtccgatcctttggcgtaTTGTTCAATCGATATGTTGACTCTCGTAACtaccgatctccttagcgcaatgttcgatcctttggcccaatgcctgaattcacgacacgaagtccttctactagtatatcgatcgatcctccaacttgatgtccaatctcctaacatgtctCACTCTAgctcaacgtctgattcctcctgctttaatcgatttgtcttttctgatagaagctagtcctgcgtcactcaaaacacagattagattgcaaactcattaattgatttcatcatcaaaatttgagattcaacaatctctagtTAAGgtcaatcagatcgtgatgaattGATAAGTGTaatattcagattgagagataaagagttctcatgaagaatccgattagagtgagactaagATAGAtttcatatgggtctgatagcaccatgctcagtATACGAtctttagaatattagatggatgcaagactatagatatatggtaattgagagcagacatgtccaatggattatatCCCTTTGTACCATCTAaggactatgacatagtggctTAGTATGCCCGTAGTTGATAAGTTGAATGAAttatatatagataataattcactaagctagaaggagttttgacaagtgtAGCTCATAGCTAGTTCGATATTGggactagagggtcacacacatatggtgtaCAATGCAATGAATAAAGAAtccgatatgagatattcgatgaGCCCATATTTTAATGGATCCTTGGGAGAGACTCAATAGAGCTTAGAATAATTATTAGATAGGAATCCAATATACATTAAGCTAGGGgttattggatggagattcaatacccaaaaaGAAGGATCCAGACCACTGTTGTCGCCACCTCCTTCATCTCCTTCTTGCTCTTTCCTCTAGTCGACTGCCCCCTCTTTGGTGTGAGAGGAGGGTAAGAGGGGCCAATCTCTCCTTAGTTGCTACGGTATGGTGGTGCACAAAAGCAAGGAAATAACATGTAGTGCAACGAGGTGCGTCGTCACCGTATCCACTATGTGGATTATTGTTAGAGGAGTTTGTGAGAGCTCCTTCATCCACGGACTAGGATATGTAGTTTTAGGGATATACTATCTCTCCTAGGTGAGAATGTCTCGACCACTTTATGCAGTTATATAATTTTTGTTGCTTTTGAGTTTTATGCTCTGCACGatgatttaataaatatattttttgaaaaactaattttttttttactgcaCCTATGATGCTCTCTATGGTTTCCCAACAACCCCAATGTAGCGAAAGTGTAAATAGAAAAATTATCCTTAAAAGTTATCCAAACTTCTCAAAAACTATCATAATATGATTCTaacatatttaatatcattttttaaattattattatttttattttaggataattaattattaaaataatatatctttatATTGAATCTATGATCAAGTATAACACAATGCAACATGAGTGTAGCCCTAGTGTAATTAAAGTGTAAGAATTAGAATTCTCCTCAAAACTACATAAATTTCTCCGAAAGAGTAATAACATATTTGTAACATATTTTgtattatattttctatttttttttaattttggattATTAATTGATAAAATAGGGGATTTTTACATTGAATATGTTATCTAATGTAACTCGAGTGTAACCTAAGTATAACTTGAGTGTAACCCAAGCGTAAATATTTTCAATTAACCTAAACTTATGTAAACttctttaaaattataataacatgttttgtattaatttatatatatattttctaatttTGGAATCAATAGGTGaaagaatatgatatttttttccaaGGTACATTAGTctttaacttctttttttttttttttgttattcaacTCAGTTACAAAGTTTTGAAGAAGACATTAGTAACAATATAAAAAATTGAGTTCTTTTTAATACATTACTTTGTGGTTGATGTGATGCCACTGTCCACAAAAGAATCACACCATTTATAGTTAGAGAGGAGGTGATAAAGTTGTCGTTGTTAGAGAGGAGATGAGATCATCGCCGTTGACGAAACTATGGAGGATGCCACCACTATTGGCTCCGGAGAGGACCGAGGATGCCATTGCAGTGAGGAGCATAGGGATATCGATGCAAGAGAGGGGAGGATACCATCACCATTTGTTGTAGGGGAGGAGAGGACCGCTCGTCATCACGACATAAATATAATAAGGTTATACTTGTTCGGTATAACCCTCATCTTTTCACTTCCTTTACCTTTTAATTCAAACCCAATTAGATCATTCGGTTCGAAGGATCTAACCCAAATCAAGTCGATCCAAACCAAGACTCAAATCGGATTGAACTAGCCCTTCGGTCGATCAGATTTGAATTAGGCCGATAAGATCGATATAAGGGGTCGAATAAATTAGAAGAGCATATTTACAATTAAATAAAAGGATAtcttcttataaaaaataaatatgagaatGCCATATGATAAAACTCCATCAgtgggtgtttttttttttttttgggtaaaatgCCCAAAAAATCTTTGCAAACCGGCATGATGGCTAGAAATATTTTGAaggatattttaaaattatccaCGTGAGTTAATGTTCCAAATAGGAGGCTAATCTTACTTCTAAATTGGCGAGATAGAACTTGTTTGTGCAAACTCTTTTCTACGTTCTCATACTCTTGTTTTCAAGTTATAACATTGCAAACAGTTCGTTTGCAATTCAAGTTCATATTTTTCTCAGGTCACGCGAGTCTCGTCAAACTCAACCCCATCGCAAACGACCATTTCTTCCTCCTTCGGACCGTGCACACGCCGTAATCCATGTGCTGATGCTCGCCTCAGGAACAGTGTTCTTATCTGTCACACTGTGACACACAGAGAGAAAGATTGGATAACATTAAATTACTCTGCTATTGTTGTCTCGGATGCGGTCACTGAGATCTGATGTTTCTACAGTTTTGGAGAGAGAGTGAAGGATGAAGGAGGAGGAGATTCGCGTTGGAGACTTCGGCTTCCTCTTTCCCTCCTTCCATTAGCTCATCCTTCTTTAAGAGGGCTGTTGATGGACTTGAGGAGAGATGGATCTGCGTCGAAGATGGCTCTTCTCCTATGTTGTGCTCTAGTCTGCCTCTTATCCTTTCGTGCTCTCCTCACCAGTCCTCACTCAGGTGAGCAAGCCACCTCCATTTGTGGCTTTCTCCCTTGCTGTTTCTTCAACTGTTTCACTCTTCTATTGGAAGAAATCTTTCCACTCTTTGTTTGATGCAGTCTTCACTTCGGCACctgaaattctctctctctctctctctgtgtgtgtgtgtgtgtgtgtgtgtgtgtgtgtgtgtgtgtgtgtgtctgtgtcaGGGGACTTCACCGTTTTAGCTAATAGATTGTAGCAGATGATAGCATTCTGTGACTTGTACATGTTGCTGTGAGCTAAATCTAGCTAATTTCTTGTGTTCATCTCTCTTTGAAATGGTAGCTTACTTGTTGGCTATATATTCTATGGAAATACATCTACTTGTTACCAACtcatcatcattgaattatttgctGTGGCAGATGCTGGAAGCCCAAGCAGTGCTTCTCATGCTCAGGTGTTCTTCCTCTTCCCTATCTTCTTTCTCTTATCACATCTTAATTGCCTTTCCATGTAGATGGAGTGGATGCATAACATTCCATTTCAGAGTAGATTCTCTCCGTCCAACAGCTAGTTAGGCGTCCGTGCTAATCTGAGCTAGGTGGCCGCAGGAAGCGTGGGCGGGAGGACGGCGGGAGCTGCGGGGCGGGCCGGGGTCGTACCCCCCGCTGTGCACGGCCAAGTGCGGCGATTGCACGCCTTGCGTCCCGGTCCACGTGGCGGTGCCGCCGGGCAGGCCGGTGATCGCCGAGTACTATCCGGAGGCGTGGCGGTGCAAGTGTCGCAACAAGCTCTACATGCCCTGACCATCGTCTACCCGACTCCTCGCCAGGTGTTTGATGAATTGTCCGATCATCGATCCCCTCACCTCCACATGAACACACGACCGAGGAAGGGATTGCTACTCTTCGTGATCGGACCAACATGGGGCGAGTTCGTTCATGGCTTGCCTGGCATCAGGTCAAAGATGCCGATGCTGTCAACGTTGGTACGCAATGAATCAAACATGTGAAGGACATCCCAATTAGAGAACCATGTATGTTCATTTGTGTAGACACTGGTGTACAGGGTTCTTATGATATCACAATCTTTAATATCCACAGTAATTTTCTGCCAGGATTTGACCAATTCTTTGATGTGCAGATACCAATTCTTTCGAGGTTTTATATCTTTGATCAGCTGTTGTGCAGTATAACGTG
The window above is part of the Musa acuminata AAA Group cultivar baxijiao chromosome BXJ1-1, Cavendish_Baxijiao_AAA, whole genome shotgun sequence genome. Proteins encoded here:
- the LOC103973917 gene encoding EPIDERMAL PATTERNING FACTOR-like protein 6, encoding MDLRRDGSASKMALLLCCALVCLLSFRALLTSPHSDAGSPSSASHAQEAWAGGRRELRGGPGSYPPLCTAKCGDCTPCVPVHVAVPPGRPVIAEYYPEAWRCKCRNKLYMP